Below is a genomic region from Chryseobacterium scophthalmum.
TTAAAATTCATCGTAGAACCTACACTTACAAAAAATACTGCGAGAAGAAGTCCTTTAAACGGATCGATGTGTGCTTCCAATTCGTGGCGGAATTCACTGTTTGCCAACATGACGCCTGCTAAAAAGGCTCCTAAAGCGGGAGACAATCCGATGGCAACCATTAATTCTGAAACTCCTATCACCAAAAATAAGGAAGAAGCGGTTAATAATTCCGTCATTCCTGCTTTTGAAACGTATCTCAAAAAGGGTACAAAAACATATCGTCCCAATAGAATTAGAATAACAACACCGAAAATTACGGTTCCTGCCTGAAGCCATTCCGGAAGTTTCTGAATTAAAATCTGAACCTCATTATCATGATGTCTTGCTTTGTAATTCGCAATGATAGGTAAAATCGCCAAAATAGGGATGACGGCAATATCCTGAAATAAAAGCGTGGAAAAAGATGCTTCACCTGCGGTGGTTTTAAGATTATTTTTTTCCTGTAAAGTCTGTAAAACAATTGCTGTTGATGATAATGCAAAACACATCGCAATCGTAATGGCTCTGTCGATTTTCCATCCTGCTAAAAAAAAGATCAGGAAAAGTAGCGAAATGGTAAGAGTCATCTGAGTAAGACCGAGACCGACAATTTTCTTTCGCATTTCCCAGAATTTCCTGGGTTCCAATTCTAGTCCAACCAAAAATAGAAGCATGATAACCCCAAATTCACTGGCGTGCATAATTCCGTCGACATCACGTCCTGTTAGTTTTAAAACATACGGTCCGATGATAATTCCACCTAAAATATAACCGATCACTGAGCTTAAACCTAATTTTCTTGCGAGCGGAACCATAATAATGGCAACGCCCAAAAAGAGTAAGGTGTTCATCGCTAAGCTAGATTCCATATTATTGATTTAGGGTTTCTACAAATTTCTTTTTCTGTAAAATGATTTCTTTTTTTGATAGTTTATTGGCTTCATAAACGATGGTAATATCTTTGATATTAGCATTAAAAACTTTTAAAGAAACAATTAATCCGCTGATCATTTCTTCGATAGTATATTTGTAAGTCCCTTCTTTTGAAAAAGATTTTTCTTTTCCACCGGTTGTTACAACGATATAAACTTCTTTGTTTTCAAGCGGGTTGTTTTCGCCTTCTTTAATCCAGTTCCTGTCAAACACCTCATCAATCCACAATTTTAACAACGGTGGAATTCCGAACCAAATAATAGGAAACTGAAAAATAAATCGGTCATAATTCTGAAGCCTTTTCCGTTCTCTGAAAGCCGCAATATGAAAGTCGGGATATTCTTCGTACAAATCACGAAGGGTAAAATGCTGATGACGAACATAGAAATTAATTAACTCTACATTAGAATTTGAATGTTCCAGATAAGGATGGGCAAAAACCACCAGCGTTTTTTTCATAGACCCCGTTTTCAGTAAATATAATGAAAATTCAGAAAAATTTGAAAATTTATGGTAGGTTTAATGAAATTTTAATCAGGTGAAATATTACTTTTCTAAAGGTAAGGTCGTCTTTGTATCATACCGAATTACAAATGTATTGTACGGAGGACTACATGCTATCTCGATAAATCCTCCTCCATATTCATCTTTAAGTTTCATCTGAAAATGTTTTTCAACCTTTGGAATATTTTTATAAGGCGATTTGTCAAACAGACTTGAATCTTTTGCGAAAGGAATTAACAGCTTTTGCAAACTGTCAAATTCTTTATACTTATCTTCAGTGTTATTAAATTCTATTAACTGTGTAACTGAAAAGGTTTTGTCATTCGGTACAAGTGAGACATATAATTTTTTAATTTCACTTTTAAAATACGGATTTTTTTCTCCGCTTGATTCATATGCTGTAAAAGGCTCAAATTCTTTTGGAACGTTTGTATATTTTAATTCCTTAAAATTCAAAGAGGAATTGTTGAGTACAGATTTATAACCGTTTTGTAATTCGGAATTAAAGAATATAGAATTTAAAACCGGAATTTCTTTTTGTTTTTTACATGAAATTATTGTGAAAAATATAACAATAACAAGAACTGCTTTTTTCAAAATTTTAAAGTTTAATTGTAAGGAATTACCATCCACCAGAAGCTCCGCCACCGCCAAAACTTCCGCCGCCGCCGAATCCTCCAAAACCGCCACCGCCTCGAGAACTTCCGCCACCGAATCCGCCTCCAAAACTTCCAGGGAAAGGGAATGGAAAAAATCCGCCTGGATAATTTCTTCGCCCTCTTCGACTTATCGTAATGTCGCCATCATCATCGTTTCCGCCGCCTCGATTTCCAAAAAAGATAGCGAGAATAATGAAAATAACGAAAGCAATAACGAGTAGTTTTGTAACACTTACATCTCCAGATTTATTCTTGGTGGCAATTGGTTTAAACTTTCCCTGAATCGCTTCCATGATAGCATTGGTTCCGCCATTAATACCTTCATACCATTTTCCCTGTCTGAAATTGGGGGTAACGATATAGTCTAAAATCTGTCCGGCAACTGAAGCAGTTAAATATTGTTCAACTGCTCTTCCTTGCTGAATCGACATCGTTCGGTCGTCTTTAGCAATCAGAAAAACAACTCCGTTGTCTACATCTTTCTGGCCGATTCCCCATTTTTCGCCAAACATCGTCGCCAAATAATTAACATCTTCGCCTTTTGTAGATGGAATGATAATAATTTCGATTTCCGTTGAGGTAGAATCTGCGAATTTAATTAGCTTATTATTCAGTTCATTTTTTTCCTGTGTTGTAAGCAGATTTGCCTCGTCATAAACAGGGTATAGAACTGCAGGTTTTTCAGGAATAGTGTACTGTGCTGATAAAAAACCATAACAGCAGACTAAGATGAACGTGAAAAATAGTTTAAGAGAATGTAATCTCATTGGGTAATTCGTTGTGATTTTCTCCTTTTATTGGAAAATGTTTTTTTAATTCTAAACCGGTTTCAAGAATTCCGCTTTTTAAAGCCTGATAAAAATGACCTTTTGAAAATTCTGACGTAATATAATCGT
It encodes:
- a CDS encoding NAD(P)H-dependent oxidoreductase, with product MKKTLVVFAHPYLEHSNSNVELINFYVRHQHFTLRDLYEEYPDFHIAAFRERKRLQNYDRFIFQFPIIWFGIPPLLKLWIDEVFDRNWIKEGENNPLENKEVYIVVTTGGKEKSFSKEGTYKYTIEEMISGLIVSLKVFNANIKDITIVYEANKLSKKEIILQKKKFVETLNQ
- a CDS encoding TPM domain-containing protein, whose product is MRLHSLKLFFTFILVCCYGFLSAQYTIPEKPAVLYPVYDEANLLTTQEKNELNNKLIKFADSTSTEIEIIIIPSTKGEDVNYLATMFGEKWGIGQKDVDNGVVFLIAKDDRTMSIQQGRAVEQYLTASVAGQILDYIVTPNFRQGKWYEGINGGTNAIMEAIQGKFKPIATKNKSGDVSVTKLLVIAFVIFIILAIFFGNRGGGNDDDGDITISRRGRRNYPGGFFPFPFPGSFGGGFGGGSSRGGGGFGGFGGGGSFGGGGASGGW